One Acidiferrobacterales bacterium DNA window includes the following coding sequences:
- the atpA gene encoding F0F1 ATP synthase subunit alpha, with translation MQLNPSEISELIKARIADFDATAQARSEGTVVLLTDGIVRIHGLADALQGEMLEFPGDTFGLALNLEHDSVGAVILGDYEHITEGDTVRCTGRILEVPTGPGLLGRVVDSLGRPLDGKGPIDAVAAAPIEKVAPGVITRQSVSQPVQTGLKAIDSMVPIGRGQRELIIGDRQTGKTAVAIDTIINQKDTNIKCIYVAIGQKISSIANVVRKLEEHGAMDHTVVVSASAAESAAMQYIAPYAGCTMGEYFRDNGEDALIIYDDLTKQAWAYRQVSLLLRRPPGREAYPGDVFYLHSRLLERASRINADYVESLTDGKVKGQTGSLTALPIIETQAGDVSAFVPTNVISITDGQIYLESDLFNANIRPAINAGLSVSRVGGAAQTNIIKKLGGGIRLALAQYRELAAFSQFASDLDEATRKQLERGQRVTEVMKQPQYEPLSVAEMAFSLFAANEGYLDELEINQVVGFEQALQSYLKSNHSDLLNGINSTPDYTDEVAAQMKDAMDDFVKNGTW, from the coding sequence ATGCAATTAAATCCTTCCGAAATCAGTGAGCTGATCAAGGCTCGCATTGCGGATTTTGACGCAACAGCACAGGCACGCAGTGAAGGAACTGTTGTGCTGCTCACGGACGGTATCGTCCGCATTCACGGCCTTGCGGACGCACTGCAGGGAGAGATGCTGGAGTTTCCAGGCGACACCTTCGGTCTCGCGCTGAATCTCGAGCACGACTCCGTCGGTGCGGTCATACTGGGTGACTATGAGCACATCACCGAAGGTGACACCGTACGTTGCACTGGCCGTATCCTTGAGGTGCCAACCGGCCCGGGACTGCTCGGGCGGGTGGTTGACTCGCTGGGTCGTCCACTCGATGGAAAAGGACCGATCGATGCGGTTGCTGCGGCACCGATTGAGAAGGTCGCGCCGGGTGTCATTACCCGTCAGTCGGTTTCCCAACCGGTACAGACCGGACTGAAAGCCATTGATTCAATGGTACCGATCGGCCGCGGGCAGCGCGAGCTGATCATCGGTGACCGCCAGACCGGCAAGACAGCAGTCGCCATTGACACGATCATCAATCAGAAGGATACGAACATCAAGTGCATCTATGTCGCCATCGGACAGAAAATCTCCAGTATCGCCAATGTGGTACGAAAACTTGAAGAGCATGGCGCCATGGATCATACCGTTGTGGTCTCGGCATCAGCGGCCGAAAGTGCGGCCATGCAGTACATCGCCCCCTACGCGGGTTGTACCATGGGCGAGTACTTTCGCGACAACGGGGAAGATGCGCTGATCATCTATGATGACCTGACCAAGCAGGCCTGGGCCTATCGTCAGGTATCGCTTCTCCTTCGCCGGCCGCCGGGTCGGGAAGCGTACCCCGGTGACGTATTCTACCTGCACTCGCGATTGCTTGAGAGAGCCTCAAGGATCAACGCGGATTATGTGGAATCCCTCACCGACGGGAAAGTCAAGGGCCAGACGGGTTCGCTGACCGCCCTTCCGATCATCGAGACTCAGGCGGGCGACGTATCCGCATTTGTCCCCACCAATGTGATCTCGATCACTGACGGGCAGATCTACCTCGAGAGTGATCTGTTCAACGCGAACATCAGACCGGCGATCAACGCTGGCTTGTCTGTGTCCCGTGTCGGGGGTGCCGCACAAACCAACATCATCAAGAAACTCGGCGGTGGCATACGACTGGCTCTGGCGCAATATCGCGAATTGGCAGCATTCTCGCAATTTGCATCAGACCTTGACGAGGCTACCCGAAAGCAGCTTGAGCGCGGGCAACGTGTGACAGAAGTCATGAAACAGCCGCAGTATGAGCCGCTGTCGGTGGCGGAAATGGCATTCTCGCTGTTCGCCGCAAACGAGGGTTATCTCGATGAGCTGGAAATCAACCAGGTTGTCGGATTCGAACAGGCACTGCAATCGTACCTGAAGTCAAACCATTCTGATCTGCTGAACGGCATCAACAGCACTCCGGACTACACCGACGAGGTAGCCGCCCAGATGAAGGACGCGATGGACGATTTCGTCAAGAATGGTACCTGGTAA